One Pirellulales bacterium DNA window includes the following coding sequences:
- a CDS encoding DUF1559 domain-containing protein, whose product MKEQPEVARQNTLSDNLTARRRVKELSIVLQRACKMQSGFTLVELLVVIAIIGILIGLLLPAVQAAREASRRNSCENNLRQIGIAFQNGHNVNGGFAPCRSASTTGTRGLATYIFPYLEQSNVASIYNVSLNFYDAANQQAAMTPVPTMQCPSAPEANRVITLGTATTGVSTSLYGTTGIASDYAANHALSTAYTYPGLTGDPVLKKDGTYRAISDIVDGTSHTTLLHEQAGRPDQYILGANVGQTAQLYPNWWGCQTGYLTFTYQGYTADGLSVGSACSINCNNAQGIYAFHVAGANAAFCDGSVRFLKAAIPVQLVYALGTINGTEVVSDDL is encoded by the coding sequence ATGAAGGAACAACCTGAAGTCGCACGTCAGAATACGCTATCAGACAACCTTACGGCGCGACGACGCGTGAAAGAGCTCTCCATCGTGTTACAGCGTGCCTGCAAAATGCAAAGCGGTTTTACGCTGGTCGAACTTCTCGTGGTCATTGCGATCATTGGTATTTTGATCGGGCTATTGCTGCCCGCAGTGCAGGCGGCGCGTGAGGCTTCGCGACGGAATAGTTGTGAGAACAATCTCCGTCAAATCGGGATCGCATTTCAAAACGGACACAACGTTAATGGCGGCTTTGCTCCCTGTCGTAGCGCATCGACCACCGGAACGAGAGGATTGGCAACGTATATATTTCCCTACCTCGAGCAGTCAAACGTCGCCAGCATCTATAACGTCAGCTTGAACTTCTACGATGCCGCCAACCAACAAGCGGCCATGACTCCGGTGCCTACGATGCAATGCCCTTCAGCTCCGGAAGCGAACAGAGTGATTACCTTGGGGACGGCTACAACCGGCGTTTCAACTAGCCTGTATGGCACAACGGGTATTGCCTCGGATTACGCAGCCAACCATGCACTAAGCACCGCCTACACTTATCCCGGCCTGACTGGTGACCCGGTGCTGAAGAAAGACGGCACGTATCGGGCCATTTCAGATATCGTGGATGGTACTTCGCACACCACATTGTTACACGAACAGGCGGGCCGCCCCGATCAATATATTCTGGGCGCGAATGTCGGCCAGACTGCGCAACTGTACCCAAATTGGTGGGGCTGCCAGACCGGATACCTAACCTTCACGTACCAGGGTTACACAGCCGACGGACTCTCTGTCGGCTCGGCTTGCTCAATTAATTGCAACAACGCGCAGGGCATTTACGCCTTCCATGTGGCAGGCGCGAACGCAGCATTTTGCGATGGCAGCGTACGCTTTTTGAAGGCCGCTATTCCCGTGCAACTCGTTTACGCACTGGGCACAATCAACGGCACCGAGGTTGTCTCTGACGACCTCTGA
- a CDS encoding DUF1559 domain-containing protein: MLIRNCRSRRGITLIETVVVAATVCLLVILAIPAVQAEVEAARRTTCQDNLRQIGQAFQKHHEAYGAFPPCRTNRPAAHGFCVNLLPFIDRNDLYEAWRFDKPFHDPENEPVARTAVSTFQCPTAPDQNRIVKLRQASLGPFYGTEGVAGDYFVTHGLNGGERGERQHPALLTNERQPISKITDGASCTTLVLEHAGHTDHYIRGVKQENYNKSVHPGWWGAWTSFQSFTYQGYTADGTANGKECSINCNNAQGIYSFHPKGANTLFCDGRVRFLADSVPVDVVLALASRDGGEILSVDDYGVVAE; this comes from the coding sequence ATGCTTATCCGCAATTGCCGTTCGCGCCGTGGAATTACTTTAATTGAGACGGTTGTGGTGGCAGCAACGGTTTGTCTGTTGGTGATTCTGGCGATCCCCGCCGTTCAAGCCGAAGTTGAGGCGGCACGCAGAACGACATGCCAAGATAATTTGCGGCAAATTGGTCAAGCGTTTCAGAAGCACCACGAAGCGTATGGAGCGTTTCCGCCGTGCCGGACGAACAGACCTGCCGCCCATGGATTCTGCGTCAACCTGCTTCCGTTTATCGATCGAAACGACCTCTATGAAGCGTGGCGTTTCGACAAGCCTTTTCATGATCCGGAAAATGAACCCGTTGCGCGTACTGCAGTAAGTACGTTTCAATGTCCCACAGCCCCAGATCAAAACCGAATTGTGAAGCTGCGGCAGGCAAGCCTGGGCCCCTTTTACGGAACCGAAGGCGTCGCTGGCGATTATTTCGTCACCCATGGACTCAACGGCGGCGAGCGAGGCGAGCGGCAACATCCCGCACTTCTCACTAACGAGAGGCAGCCAATCAGCAAGATTACGGATGGTGCCTCGTGCACGACGCTCGTCCTTGAACACGCCGGCCATACCGATCACTACATCCGTGGCGTCAAACAGGAGAATTACAACAAGAGCGTTCATCCCGGGTGGTGGGGAGCCTGGACGTCTTTTCAAAGCTTCACTTATCAAGGCTACACGGCGGACGGAACGGCAAATGGCAAGGAGTGCTCGATCAACTGCAACAATGCGCAGGGCATCTATTCGTTTCATCCGAAGGGCGCGAACACGCTCTTTTGCGACGGGCGCGTGCGATTCCTGGCGGATAGCGTCCCAGTGGATGTCGTGCTGGCACTTGCGTCGCGTGATGGCGGCGAAATCTTGTCTGTGGACGACTACGGCGTCGTCGCTGAGTAG